In one window of Maribacter sp. BPC-D8 DNA:
- a CDS encoding 1-acyl-sn-glycerol-3-phosphate acyltransferase translates to MQQIAKFIYFKILGWKLKGTFPSHLDKFVAIVVPHTSWWDFLLALLIRAVWQEEINFVGKKSLFKPPFGWFFRWTGGAPIDRTKTNDTVKATAEIFSKRKKFRLALSPEGTRKKVEKWKTGFYFIAKTANVPIVLVAFDYGKKEIKISEPLLPTEDKEADFKKYHAFFEGVVGKH, encoded by the coding sequence ATGCAACAAATAGCAAAATTTATATATTTTAAAATTCTAGGATGGAAACTGAAAGGAACGTTTCCTTCACACTTAGATAAATTTGTGGCCATTGTAGTGCCGCATACTAGTTGGTGGGATTTTTTATTGGCATTATTAATACGTGCAGTATGGCAAGAGGAAATAAACTTTGTAGGTAAAAAAAGTTTGTTCAAGCCTCCTTTCGGTTGGTTTTTTCGTTGGACAGGTGGTGCACCAATAGATCGTACCAAAACTAATGATACCGTAAAAGCTACAGCAGAGATTTTCAGTAAACGTAAAAAGTTCAGGCTGGCATTATCTCCTGAAGGGACACGTAAAAAGGTGGAGAAATGGAAAACAGGTTTCTATTTTATAGCCAAAACTGCTAATGTACCCATAGTACTAGTTGCCTTTGATTACGGTAAAAAGGAAATAAAAATATCAGAACCTCTTTTACCTACAGAAGATAAAGAAGCCGATTTTAAAAAGTATCATGCTTTTTTTGAAGGGGTTGTGGGTAAGCATTGA